The proteins below are encoded in one region of Pseudoduganella armeniaca:
- a CDS encoding RHS repeat-associated core domain-containing protein, with amino-acid sequence MALSEETGNHPGQLEAVIHPDGSEEQLRHDAEGRLLAHIDALQRTTAYRYTAAGLIAQRTDALGHSLRYRWDALGRLSALENENGSVYRFQYDPVGRLLQEQGFDGKTTDYRYQEGTGVLAETEEAGVITRLEFDAMGRLMQRRAAAPGQPEQIETFAYYASGQLADAKNEHARLQWFYDPAGNLVREHQHYHGPFHPDKRTAVWHHRYDELNQRIGTTRPDGHRIDWLTYGAGHVHGLLLDGQEVVSFERDALYQETARTQANGLLQTMKYDPAGRLIEQQLGRKNVEFRPDQYRPDAQVGMQAAIQRRYRYDRSGQLTSIDDTRRGHIEYRYDPIGRLLAANSALGHETFAFDPAGNIQVPNTAQQHQSIATRAPLPKVLDNLLKEYAGTSYRYDDRGNLIERLRNGQRDTFEWDAFNRMTRAITRHGITTFAHDPLGRRIAKHSHASDGASLQNTTQTMYGWDGDTLALESSTHFGHARGVRTVHYVYERDSFVPLVQATRSQALQMPPTTDVKALMAANYGNYDIALDPLWNGEFERDAEPFSDDELAFYQCDHLGTPQELTDCEGKVAWSAQYRAWGEAKDVIGEAAYRAGMRNPLRFQGQYIEEETGLHFNRYRYYDPMSGRFISRDPIGLAGGLNVHQYAPNTTAWVDPLGLQRTLTGTTKGGMARCSDQWRERYGPASTREHHLIPQAMLNDANFMVQMRQSGITDPDDYVHRQIARIPNAQHIDVHERGWNTDWKTWYQQNPNFTRKDLETKTRSMMRDYNIAKSSRNFAGRYGSGC; translated from the coding sequence TTGGCGCTCAGCGAAGAAACCGGCAATCACCCAGGCCAGCTCGAAGCCGTCATCCACCCCGACGGCAGCGAAGAGCAACTGCGCCACGATGCCGAAGGCCGCCTGCTGGCGCACATCGATGCTCTGCAACGCACCACCGCCTACCGCTACACCGCGGCCGGCCTGATCGCGCAGCGTACCGACGCGCTGGGACACAGCCTGCGTTACCGCTGGGACGCGCTGGGCCGGCTGTCCGCACTGGAAAACGAAAACGGCAGCGTGTATCGGTTCCAATACGACCCGGTCGGCCGCCTGCTGCAGGAACAGGGTTTCGATGGCAAGACCACCGACTACCGCTACCAGGAAGGGACTGGCGTGCTGGCGGAAACCGAGGAAGCCGGCGTGATCACGCGACTCGAGTTCGACGCCATGGGCCGGCTCATGCAGCGCCGCGCCGCCGCGCCCGGCCAGCCCGAGCAAATCGAAACCTTCGCCTACTACGCCAGCGGACAACTGGCGGACGCGAAGAACGAACACGCCCGGCTGCAGTGGTTCTACGACCCTGCCGGCAACCTGGTACGCGAACACCAGCATTACCACGGCCCATTCCATCCGGACAAGCGCACGGCAGTCTGGCACCACCGCTACGACGAACTGAACCAGCGCATCGGCACGACCCGCCCCGACGGCCACCGTATCGACTGGCTGACCTATGGCGCAGGCCACGTGCACGGCCTGCTGCTCGACGGGCAAGAAGTCGTGTCCTTCGAGCGCGACGCGCTGTATCAGGAGACCGCTCGCACCCAGGCCAACGGCTTGCTGCAAACGATGAAGTACGACCCGGCCGGCCGGCTGATCGAGCAGCAGCTGGGCCGGAAAAACGTGGAGTTCCGTCCCGACCAGTATCGTCCTGACGCGCAAGTTGGCATGCAGGCGGCTATCCAGCGGCGCTACCGCTACGACCGCTCCGGCCAGCTGACGAGTATCGACGACACCCGACGCGGCCATATTGAATACCGCTACGATCCCATCGGCCGGCTGCTGGCGGCAAACAGCGCGCTGGGCCATGAGACGTTTGCGTTCGACCCTGCTGGCAATATTCAGGTGCCAAACACCGCGCAGCAGCACCAGAGCATTGCCACCCGCGCCCCACTGCCGAAGGTACTGGACAACCTGCTCAAGGAATATGCCGGCACCAGCTACCGCTATGACGATCGCGGTAACCTTATTGAACGGCTGCGGAACGGCCAGCGCGACACGTTTGAGTGGGATGCGTTCAACCGGATGACACGAGCCATCACCCGACACGGCATCACCACGTTCGCCCACGATCCGCTAGGGCGGCGCATCGCCAAGCATAGTCATGCGAGCGACGGCGCTAGCCTCCAAAACACAACCCAGACCATGTACGGCTGGGATGGCGATACGCTGGCGCTGGAAAGCAGTACGCACTTCGGCCATGCAAGAGGCGTACGGACAGTGCACTACGTGTACGAGCGCGACAGCTTCGTGCCACTGGTGCAAGCAACGCGGAGCCAAGCGCTTCAAATGCCGCCCACTACCGATGTCAAAGCACTGATGGCGGCCAACTACGGCAACTACGATATTGCACTCGATCCGCTGTGGAACGGTGAGTTCGAGCGGGACGCCGAACCGTTCAGCGACGACGAGCTGGCTTTTTACCAATGCGATCATTTGGGCACGCCGCAGGAGTTGACTGATTGCGAGGGCAAGGTCGCGTGGTCCGCGCAATATAGGGCTTGGGGAGAAGCGAAGGACGTAATTGGTGAGGCTGCATACAGGGCAGGGATGCGGAACCCATTACGATTCCAAGGGCAGTACATCGAGGAAGAAACTGGCTTGCACTTCAATAGATATAGGTACTACGACCCCATGAGTGGACGGTTCATCTCAAGGGATCCTATCGGGTTGGCTGGTGGACTGAATGTTCATCAGTACGCGCCGAACACGACAGCCTGGGTTGACCCGTTAGGGCTGCAACGTACATTGACCGGCACTACCAAGGGAGGAATGGCCCGTTGTAGCGATCAGTGGCGAGAGCGCTATGGACCTGCATCTACACGAGAACATCACCTTATTCCTCAAGCAATGCTGAACGATGCAAACTTCATGGTACAGATGCGGCAGTCAGGAATCACAGATCCTGATGACTACGTTCACAGGCAGATCGCCCGAATCCCCAATGCTCAACACATAGATGTGCATGAGCGTGGCTGGAATACGGACTGGAAAACCTGGTATCAACAGAATCCAAACTTTACTCGTAAGGACCTTGAGACGAAAACAAGGAGTATGATGAGAGACTACAATATTGCAAAATCTTCACGAAACTTTGCCGGTCGATACGGCTCAGGATGCTAA
- a CDS encoding DEAD/DEAH box helicase family protein: MVDLNALRANRAKPLPIDPHEILRRLPKPAGFNDLYSSQAEVLQQWFAKRTARDTVVKLHTGGGKTLVGLLMAQSSLNELKQPVLYLAPTVQLVEQTLERAAQFGIPAVKYESGAGPLNDDFANAKAIMVGTYKALFHGRSKFGLEGSANPVMAGAIILDDAHSSFPLVRESFTLDVSARNDNERYRALCDLFRQAFRDVGKAGTFDDIVSGGESSVVEVPYNAWRERIQAVEQLLRQDLDPFTYHGRLFATSF, from the coding sequence ATGGTAGACCTCAACGCCCTTCGCGCAAATCGCGCAAAACCTCTTCCCATTGATCCGCACGAGATCCTTCGTCGGCTGCCGAAGCCCGCGGGCTTCAATGACCTTTACTCCAGCCAGGCCGAGGTCCTTCAACAGTGGTTCGCGAAGCGCACCGCCAGGGATACTGTCGTCAAGCTGCATACCGGCGGGGGCAAGACGCTCGTTGGGTTGCTAATGGCGCAGTCAAGTCTGAACGAACTGAAGCAGCCAGTGTTGTACCTCGCACCCACTGTCCAGCTCGTGGAGCAGACGCTCGAGCGGGCAGCGCAGTTTGGGATCCCGGCCGTCAAGTACGAGAGCGGCGCGGGCCCCCTCAACGACGACTTCGCCAACGCCAAAGCCATCATGGTCGGCACCTATAAAGCGCTCTTTCATGGCCGCAGCAAATTCGGGCTCGAGGGTAGCGCTAACCCTGTCATGGCCGGCGCCATTATTCTCGACGACGCACACTCGTCGTTCCCACTCGTGCGCGAGTCGTTCACCCTCGATGTCTCGGCCCGCAACGACAACGAGCGCTACCGCGCCCTGTGCGATCTGTTCCGACAAGCATTTCGCGATGTTGGCAAGGCAGGGACGTTCGACGACATTGTCTCGGGAGGAGAGTCATCGGTTGTCGAGGTGCCATACAACGCCTGGCGTGAGCGGATTCAGGCCGTCGAACAACTGCTGCGCCAGGATCTGGACCCGTTCACGTATCATGGCCGCTTGTTCGCGACAAGCTTTTGA
- a CDS encoding DUF6531 domain-containing protein, producing the protein MTESTSKPIERAPEVAVAPLNTIDQQDVGAGAAAFDKWLRKISHDYVTLERLSTVAGSLPVIGNIMAVIDAVMDVVGIVQKYVAKKEIEFLAWVSLGINLIGVIPLPATAAARMSLRPALHFAKQKFAMGFKDVGATLVEVLAVNLNAKLAGELDTFIDGAMARLSGILDDCAKMADGIADDLIKILKRCIGKEPLFEIASPAAVEHKLHDHKVQSSWRRMLGALDRQYKKAANYAAASAARQLPESAVAGVTVIITHLTNFKPAFRAQLTALADEKAQMSIKWILLRLRDAVVKHKKRHAVLVPSAKGAQHKKDNPGHELGASSHQSPATGDANNCKLCPAKAATAHSISFATGAETFTHTDFVLDAPLPIEWSRTYRSQLTAYDRGNLGARWLTPYSTRIDVVGQGKPTGLLYHAADGRSHRYPWLAVGEKHHDPVEQITLTRMSVTLLTLDFGKPLPEGQPSPWRETYELTDTVRSKAAEMGKQHFRLIAIHAKDGAALGLRYDHMANGEAVLSDIISKQGDTIVAHAGTQVDDNGHIVALWEIKDGQLVRQLSAYDYNEHDDLISAQDENAAAWHYQYDRHLVTRYTDRTGRGMNLAYDTSIDSGANAKAIREWADDGSHEHPPRVGQEHPPDLRHRRTGQ; encoded by the coding sequence ATGACAGAATCCACGTCCAAGCCCATCGAACGCGCGCCCGAAGTCGCCGTCGCCCCACTCAACACGATCGACCAGCAAGACGTCGGCGCGGGAGCCGCGGCTTTCGACAAATGGCTGCGCAAGATCAGCCACGACTATGTCACGCTCGAGCGCCTGAGCACGGTGGCCGGTAGCTTGCCCGTGATCGGCAACATCATGGCGGTGATCGATGCCGTCATGGATGTCGTCGGCATCGTCCAGAAATATGTCGCCAAGAAGGAAATCGAGTTCCTGGCGTGGGTCAGCCTGGGCATCAACCTGATCGGCGTGATCCCCCTACCGGCGACGGCTGCGGCGCGCATGAGCCTGCGCCCGGCCCTGCACTTCGCCAAGCAAAAGTTCGCCATGGGCTTCAAGGATGTTGGCGCCACGCTGGTCGAGGTGCTGGCCGTGAACCTCAACGCGAAACTGGCCGGCGAACTCGACACCTTTATCGACGGCGCGATGGCCAGGCTGTCCGGCATCCTGGACGATTGCGCCAAGATGGCAGACGGCATTGCCGACGACCTGATCAAGATTCTCAAGCGCTGCATCGGCAAGGAACCGCTGTTCGAGATCGCCTCGCCGGCGGCGGTGGAACACAAGCTGCACGACCACAAGGTGCAGAGCAGCTGGCGCCGCATGTTGGGTGCCCTGGACCGGCAGTACAAGAAGGCTGCAAACTATGCCGCCGCTAGTGCAGCGCGCCAGCTGCCGGAAAGCGCAGTCGCCGGCGTGACGGTCATCATCACACACCTGACCAACTTCAAGCCAGCGTTCCGCGCCCAGTTGACCGCGCTGGCCGATGAGAAGGCGCAGATGAGCATCAAGTGGATCCTGCTGCGCCTGCGCGACGCCGTCGTCAAGCACAAGAAGCGCCATGCGGTGCTGGTGCCTTCCGCGAAAGGCGCGCAGCACAAGAAGGACAACCCTGGCCACGAGCTGGGCGCTTCCAGCCATCAAAGCCCCGCTACCGGCGACGCCAACAACTGCAAGCTGTGCCCGGCCAAGGCCGCCACCGCCCACTCGATCAGCTTCGCCACCGGCGCCGAAACGTTCACGCATACCGACTTCGTACTGGATGCCCCACTCCCGATCGAATGGAGCCGCACCTACCGCAGTCAGCTGACCGCCTACGATCGCGGCAACCTCGGCGCGCGCTGGCTGACACCGTACAGCACACGCATCGACGTCGTTGGCCAGGGCAAGCCGACCGGCCTGCTCTACCACGCCGCCGATGGCCGCAGCCACCGCTACCCATGGCTGGCGGTCGGCGAAAAGCATCATGACCCAGTCGAGCAGATCACGTTGACGCGCATGAGTGTCACGCTGCTCACACTCGACTTCGGCAAGCCGCTGCCCGAAGGCCAACCAAGCCCGTGGCGCGAGACCTATGAATTGACCGACACGGTGCGCAGCAAGGCAGCCGAGATGGGCAAGCAGCACTTCCGCCTGATCGCCATTCATGCCAAGGACGGCGCAGCCCTCGGCCTGCGCTACGACCACATGGCCAATGGCGAAGCGGTCCTCAGCGACATCATCAGCAAGCAAGGCGACACCATCGTCGCCCATGCCGGCACCCAGGTCGACGACAATGGCCACATTGTCGCGCTGTGGGAAATCAAGGATGGCCAGTTGGTGCGCCAACTATCCGCCTACGACTACAACGAGCACGACGACCTGATCTCCGCTCAGGACGAAAACGCGGCCGCCTGGCACTACCAGTACGACCGCCACCTCGTCACGCGCTACACCGACCGTACCGGTCGCGGCATGAACCTGGCCTACGACACCAGCATCGACAGCGGCGCGAACGCCAAGGCAATACGCGAGTGGGCGGACGACGGCAGCCACGAACACCCGCCTCGAGTGGGACAAGAACATCCGCCTGACCTACGTCACCGACGCACTGGGCAATGA